In Spirosoma aureum, a single genomic region encodes these proteins:
- a CDS encoding amidohydrolase family protein codes for MKKILTLILTLGVLTSYAQNPAPAKPQERAIALTGATIHVGNGQVIQNGVVVFDKGIITAIGDGSTPTAGAEVISAAGKHVYPGFISPASTVGLQEIGAVKATVDKQEIGDLNPNVRALIAYNTDSEIIPTIRNNGVLLTQAMPQGGTVSGSSSIMMTDGWNWEDAVLKKDDGIWLNWPSYFARDFNLEDFSLTIRKNEKRTAAMSALQATFADAKAYAALPSPASMNLKLESMRGLFSGKQNLYIRADYGKDIIESVMFAKSLGIPKIVIVGGEEAHRVVTFLKENNIPVILSELHRLPNREDEDVDLPYRMPGILHKGGVLVGLSYADGWWRTRNLAFLAGTASGFGITDKEEALKLITSNNAKILGIDAVAGTLEKGKQATLFVSAGDALDMRTNVVEQVFIQGRKVNLDDRHKRLYKTYKDKYEQK; via the coding sequence ATGAAGAAAATACTAACATTAATACTAACACTGGGCGTACTCACGAGTTATGCCCAGAACCCTGCTCCAGCTAAGCCACAGGAGCGGGCTATCGCCCTGACCGGGGCTACCATTCACGTCGGGAATGGACAGGTGATTCAAAATGGCGTGGTTGTTTTCGACAAAGGTATTATCACAGCCATTGGCGACGGTAGTACGCCTACGGCTGGTGCGGAAGTAATCAGCGCTGCGGGAAAACACGTTTATCCCGGTTTTATATCTCCAGCCTCAACGGTTGGTTTGCAGGAAATCGGAGCGGTAAAGGCAACCGTCGATAAGCAGGAGATCGGCGATCTGAACCCGAACGTTCGGGCGTTGATTGCCTACAATACAGACTCGGAAATTATCCCGACCATTCGCAATAACGGCGTTTTGCTGACACAGGCCATGCCCCAGGGCGGTACTGTATCGGGGAGTTCGAGTATCATGATGACGGATGGCTGGAACTGGGAAGATGCGGTTCTGAAAAAAGACGATGGGATCTGGCTCAACTGGCCAAGCTATTTCGCACGCGATTTCAATCTGGAAGATTTCTCGCTGACCATTCGGAAAAACGAAAAAAGGACTGCCGCTATGAGTGCGTTGCAGGCCACGTTTGCCGATGCGAAAGCCTATGCTGCTTTGCCAAGTCCGGCTTCGATGAACCTTAAGCTGGAATCGATGCGTGGGTTATTTTCGGGTAAACAGAACCTATATATCCGGGCTGATTATGGCAAAGACATTATCGAATCGGTCATGTTTGCCAAGTCACTTGGTATTCCCAAAATCGTGATCGTTGGGGGCGAAGAGGCACACCGGGTTGTCACGTTTCTGAAAGAAAACAACATTCCGGTCATTCTGAGCGAACTGCATCGGTTGCCAAACCGCGAAGACGAAGATGTCGATTTACCGTATCGTATGCCCGGTATACTGCACAAAGGAGGTGTTCTGGTTGGATTGAGCTACGCTGATGGCTGGTGGCGGACGCGCAATCTGGCGTTTTTAGCAGGAACGGCTTCTGGCTTTGGCATCACTGATAAGGAAGAGGCCTTAAAGTTGATTACCTCAAACAATGCTAAAATTCTGGGGATCGATGCCGTTGCCGGAACGCTCGAAAAAGGCAAACAGGCCACCTTGTTTGTATCGGCCGGAGATGCGCTCGACATGCGGACAAACGTTGTCGAACAGGTGTTTATCCAGGGCCGTAAGGTGAATCTGGACGATCGGCATAAACGCCTGTATAAGACCTATAAGGATAAATACGAGCAGAAGTAG
- a CDS encoding mechanosensitive ion channel family protein produces the protein MEQAQTNAQRIYDQVLTFATLYGGRILLAILTLIIGLWVIGWITKLLSSVMTKRHVDRDVQPFLLSLVNAILRVLLLLSIASTLGVETTSFVAIIGAAGLAVGLALQGSLANFAGGVLILTFKPFRVGDLISAQGFTGNVEAIRIFDTILITLDNKTIILPNGPLSTASITNISTRGTIRVDQVYSVGSQNDLDATKASIQKAVDSCPYALKDRTHDILIAKLNANSRDYDVRVWTKSETYWDTYYYMLESIARQFAKDGIEAPKPKMFITNEE, from the coding sequence ATGGAACAAGCGCAGACCAATGCCCAACGCATCTACGACCAGGTGCTAACCTTTGCTACGCTCTACGGCGGCCGCATCCTGCTGGCTATTCTGACACTCATTATTGGCCTTTGGGTAATTGGCTGGATAACCAAGCTGTTATCCTCCGTGATGACGAAACGACATGTTGACCGTGATGTACAACCGTTCCTGCTATCATTGGTCAATGCCATCCTGCGCGTGCTGCTGTTACTGAGTATTGCCAGTACACTGGGTGTCGAAACCACATCGTTTGTTGCCATTATTGGCGCGGCCGGTTTAGCCGTTGGGCTGGCTTTGCAGGGTAGTTTGGCCAACTTTGCCGGGGGCGTTCTGATTCTGACATTCAAACCTTTTCGGGTAGGGGATCTTATTTCGGCGCAGGGATTTACGGGGAATGTGGAGGCTATCCGAATTTTCGATACCATTCTGATTACGCTGGATAACAAAACCATCATTCTGCCAAATGGTCCGTTATCGACAGCATCCATTACCAATATCAGCACGAGGGGTACGATTCGGGTCGATCAGGTGTATAGCGTTGGGAGTCAGAATGATTTGGATGCGACGAAAGCATCAATTCAGAAGGCTGTCGATAGCTGTCCCTATGCTCTTAAAGATCGGACGCATGATATCTTGATTGCCAAGCTTAATGCCAACTCGCGTGACTATGATGTGCGGGTATGGACAAAGAGCGAAACTTACTGGGATACCTATTATTACATGCTGGAAAGCATTGCCCGGCAATTTGCCAAAGATGGTATTGAGGCTCCTAAACCAAAAATGTTTATTACAAACGAAGAATAG
- the corA gene encoding magnesium/cobalt transporter CorA, with product MIRIFQLDETSVRKVRDIESFSNTERTLWVDLQNPTPAEIKSVEEKFDVDFLSQQEQLEIESSSRYIEEDDFLIANSNFLIPDKEQRYVTVPVSFLLKDDTLFTYRNADLKSFADTVKRIKSRRAVFSDGAQILISIFESRIDYDADLVELVSGEIKAINRLLDLDANLDREMLLNINDYQELTMSIRENVVDKQRVISSMIRSDGWFNELEQQRLRTLIKDINSLIDHTNFIFERLEFLQNTYLGLIDLEQNRVVKIFTVVSLVFLPPTLLASIWGMNFDEMPEIHWKYGYIFALAMMVSASALTVWIFRRKNWL from the coding sequence ATGATCCGTATCTTTCAGCTTGACGAAACGTCCGTTCGCAAAGTCCGCGATATTGAATCTTTTTCGAATACCGAACGGACACTTTGGGTCGATTTGCAAAACCCGACGCCTGCCGAAATCAAGAGTGTAGAGGAAAAATTCGATGTGGATTTTCTGAGTCAGCAGGAGCAGCTGGAGATCGAAAGCAGCTCCCGGTATATTGAGGAAGATGATTTTCTGATCGCCAACTCCAATTTTTTAATTCCTGATAAAGAGCAGCGATACGTGACGGTGCCGGTGAGTTTTCTGTTGAAAGATGACACGCTGTTTACCTATCGTAACGCAGACCTGAAATCATTCGCCGATACAGTTAAGCGAATCAAGTCGCGCCGGGCGGTATTCAGCGATGGGGCCCAGATCCTGATCTCAATTTTTGAATCCCGGATCGATTATGATGCCGATCTGGTCGAATTGGTATCGGGCGAGATTAAAGCTATTAATCGCCTGCTTGATCTGGATGCCAATCTTGACCGGGAAATGCTGCTGAATATCAACGATTACCAGGAGTTGACGATGTCTATTCGGGAAAATGTGGTTGATAAACAGCGCGTTATTTCGTCCATGATCCGTTCCGACGGCTGGTTCAATGAGCTTGAACAGCAACGGCTTCGAACGCTCATTAAAGACATCAATTCGCTGATCGACCATACGAACTTTATTTTTGAGCGACTTGAGTTTCTGCAAAACACCTATCTTGGTTTAATTGACCTGGAGCAAAACCGGGTCGTTAAAATCTTTACGGTTGTTTCGCTGGTATTTCTTCCACCAACCTTGCTGGCAAGTATATGGGGTATGAACTTCGATGAAATGCCCGAAATCCACTGGAAATACGGATACATTTTTGCGCTGGCTATGATGGTTTCCGCGTCGGCCCTGACGGTTTGGATATTTCGGCGAAAAAACTGGCTCTAG